The following is a genomic window from Argonema galeatum A003/A1.
AGCTAAAGGAGATACTTTCCCGGATGGTAGCGCCCAAACCTTACGAACGTTTTCAATCAGCTGAGGAAATCCTGCAACTTCTAGAACCAACGCACCCACCCGCTCATCGTTCCCCGCAGGGTGTTTATTCTGCGGTAAAAACTGTATTTGCTAATAATTCCGGTCAAGGTAGTATATTTGATAGCTCTGTCAGGGTGCCGGATGAGATCCAAGGCTGGAACTGGGGAGCTTTTTTGCTACCGGGTGTCTGGTGTCTGAGCAATCGGGTTTGGATTGGACTGCTTGCTTGGGCCGATCCAACTTTGGTACTATCTTTAGGTATGCCCTGGCTGACTATGGGAGTTATTCTCGGAGTCAAAGGCAATGAGTGGGCTTGGAAAAGTCGGCAGTGGCGCAGTGTTTCTGAGTTTAAAGCTCATCAAAGGACGTGCGCGATCGCAGGATGGCTGATTGTGGGAATAATAGCAGCGATCGCGATCGCAATTTTAGTGATTGTTGGGTTCCTTTTACTTTTAGGGATCTTCTCAGCTGGGATGATGGATTAGCCGTCAGTGTCTGGCAGTTCTTGCTTAGTTTAACTTGCATATTTCGATCCTTATGGAAAAAGTACCTTAAATAAATCTGAAGCGGCAGGTATTGCAGTAGGGTGCATCACCTAGCTTTTTGACCACAAATTAGTAGATGCTTCCCTTGTTAAGGTTGAGTTTTGATATGAAAAGACTGACATACATTAGTAAATTCTCTCGCCCTCTTTCTAGGCAAGAAATCCAAGCAATAGGCGCGATTTCACGGAAAAATAATCAAAAACAGAACATTACTGGCGTTCTCTTATGTACGCAAGATATATTTTTTCAAATTCTTGAAGGAGAAGAACGAAGTATTGACAAATTGTATGAAAAGATATTAGTAGATGATAGACATACTGACATTTTATGTTTACAGACAGAGCATGATATTAAAGAAAAACTCTTTCCCGATTGGTCTATGCAAACTATCAATCTAGATGAAAAGCCAGATTTAATTATCAAACCTATAAGAGCTTTGCTGCGAACCTTAAATGAGTCATATAGAATTTTGGAAAAATACACTCAGCCAACTATTGTTAACCTAATCAGTAGCGGCATTAATCCTCTTCTAGTTACGCCTCGTAAAGTAGAAAAGATTATTTTGTTTAGCGATATTGTCTCTTTCTCTACCTTGGTGGAGAAACTCCCATGCGAGGAGATCGTAGCTATTTTGAATAGGTATTTTACCATTTGCACAAATTCGATTCTAGCGAGAGGAGGAGAGGTCAATAAATTTATTGGTGATTGCGTGATGGCTTATTTTTCAGCCGAACAAGCTGATGAGGCTATCCAAGCAAGTCTAGATATATTAAGTGAGGTTGAAAAATTACGAAGTGATGCCCCAGAGGGTAGCCCTTTGCGAGTTTTATACAATGGTATTGGTCTGGCGCAAGGCGAGGTAGTTGAAGGTAATATTGGCTCTTATGCCAAAATGGACTACACAATTATAGGAGATGCTGTTAATATTGCTCAAAGATTGGAATCTTTAACAAGAAGCCTATCGCGTTCTCTAATTTTATCGGTAGCTGTGAAAAATACTACAGCAGTATCTTGGAATTTTCTAAAGCTAGGGCAATATCAGGTAAAAGGAAAACAGGAGCTAATTGAAATTTATTCTATTGATAATAAAATTACCAGTCTGCCAAGTAATAATATTGAAATGGCTGGCGATATTAGCAATTATCTAGACCAAATCAAAAAGCAGCGAACGTGCAAACCAGAACCAAATTTTAGATTTTAGATTTAGGTATGTTGTTGCGCTTGGGCGCTATCTTAAAGAGCGCCCAACCCCCCCCCCCCCCCCCCACAACATACCTAAGATGACCAGACTCACTAACTAATCAATGACTGACCTGCTTTTTTTGCTGTT
Proteins encoded in this region:
- a CDS encoding BLUF domain-containing protein codes for the protein MKRLTYISKFSRPLSRQEIQAIGAISRKNNQKQNITGVLLCTQDIFFQILEGEERSIDKLYEKILVDDRHTDILCLQTEHDIKEKLFPDWSMQTINLDEKPDLIIKPIRALLRTLNESYRILEKYTQPTIVNLISSGINPLLVTPRKVEKIILFSDIVSFSTLVEKLPCEEIVAILNRYFTICTNSILARGGEVNKFIGDCVMAYFSAEQADEAIQASLDILSEVEKLRSDAPEGSPLRVLYNGIGLAQGEVVEGNIGSYAKMDYTIIGDAVNIAQRLESLTRSLSRSLILSVAVKNTTAVSWNFLKLGQYQVKGKQELIEIYSIDNKITSLPSNNIEMAGDISNYLDQIKKQRTCKPEPNFRF